A region of Vitis vinifera cultivar Pinot Noir 40024 chromosome 13, ASM3070453v1 DNA encodes the following proteins:
- the LOC100257059 gene encoding peroxidase 4-like: MASPSSYMAIVTMALLILFLGSSTAQLSTDYYSQSCPKLFPTVKSAVKSAVAKEARMGASLLRLFFHDCFVNGCDGSVLLDDTSSFIGEKNAAPNANSVRGFDVVDDIKSKVETACPGVVSCADVLAIAARDSVVILGGPSWNVKLGRRDARTASQAAANNSIPPPTSNLNQLISRFQALGLSTRDLVALAGSHTIGQARCTSFRARIYNETNIDNSFAKTRQSNCPRASGSGDNNLAPLDLQTPTAFENNYYKNLIKKKGLLHSDQQLFNGGSTDSIVRKYSNSRSNFNAHFVAGMIKMGDISPLTGSNGEIRKNCRRVN; encoded by the exons ATGGCTTCCCCCTCTTCTTACATGGCCATTGTGACTATGGCTCTCCTAATTCTCTTCTTGGGCAGCTCCACTGCTCAACTTTCAACCGATTACTACTCCCAATCCTGTCCAAAGCTCTTCCCCACTGTGAAGTCTGCAGTGAAGTCTGCAGTAGCAAAAGAAGCCCGGATGGGAGCCTCGCTCCTACGCCTTTTCTTCCATGATTGCTTTGTTAAT GGATGTGATGGCTCGGTACTTCTAGACGACACATCCTCCTTCATAGGAGAGAAGAATGCAGCTCCAAATGCAAATTCCGTAAGGGGATTCGATGTGGTTGATGATATAAAATCCAAAGTTGAGACGGCCTGCCCAGGTGTGGTCTCGTGTGCTGATGTTCTGGCCATTGCTGCTAGAGACTCTGTAGTCATT CTTGGAGGGCCTAGCTGGAACGTAAAACTTGGGCGAAGAGACGCCCGGACCGCAAGCCAGGCTGCTGCAAACAACAGCATCCCTCCTCCAACTTCAAACCTGAACCAACTAATCTCTAGATTCCAAGCTCTTGGCCTCTCAACCAGGGACTTGGTTGCCTTAGCTG GCTCACACACAATTGGGCAAGCAAGGTGCACATCCTTCAGGGCCCGCATATACAATGAGACAAACATCGATAATTCCTTCGCTAAAACAAGGCAGAGCAACTGCCCAAGAGCCAGTGGCTCAGGGGACAACAACTTGGCCCCTCTGGATCTTCAAACTCCTACAGCTTTTGAGAACAACTACTACAAGAACCTGATCAAGAAGAAAGGGCTTCTCCACTCTGATCAGCAGCTGTTCAATGGGGGTTCCACTGATTCTATAGTGAGAAAGTACAGCAACAGCCGGAGCAACTTCAATGCTCATTTTGTAGCAGGGATGATCAAGATGGGAGATATCAGCCCACTCACTGGATCAAATGGAGAGATTAGGAAGAACTGCAGAAGGGTGAATTGA
- the LOC100251929 gene encoding LOB domain-containing protein 15 translates to MSRERERFDEIGKKIKRETDAFTQMGRRHMLGPPGTLNSITPCAACKLLRRRCAQECPFSPYFSPHEPQKFASVHKVFGASNVSKMLMEVPESQRADAANSLVYEANVRLRDPVYGCMGAISALQQQVQSLQAELNAVRAEILKYKYREANIIPPSHIALLSSGAVSVAAPPPAQPPAQAPPPPPPPPPIPLPLPPNSSSSMYTQPSSSADYSTISSENVSYFG, encoded by the exons ATGTCAAGAGAAAG GGAGAGATTTGATGAGATAGGCAAGAAGATCAAGAGAGAAACCGATGCCTTTACTCAGATGGGAAGAAGACACATGTTGGGGCCTCCCGGAACCCTAAACTCCATCACCCCTTGCGCTGCTTGTAAGCTCTTGAGAAGGAGGTGTGCCCAAGAATGCCCCTTTTCTCCCTACTTCTCTCCCCATGAACCCCAGAAGTTTGCTTCCGTTCACAAAGTCTTCGGCGCCAGCAACGTCTCCAAGATGCTCATG GAAGTCCCGGAAAGCCAAAGAGCCGACGCCGCCAATAGTCTGGTTTATGAGGCCAATGTGCGGCTAAGAGATCCGGTCTATGGTTGCATGGGTGCAATTTCAGCTTTACAACAGCAAGTCCAATCTCTACAAGCTGAACTCAATGCAGTAAGGGCTGAGATACTAAAGTACAAATATAGAGAAGCCAATATCATTCCACCTTCCCATATAGCTTTGCTTTCTTCCGGGGCTGTTTCAGTAGCTGCACCACCACCAGCACAGCCACCAGCACAGGCCCCACCGCCGCCGCCTCCACCTCCTCCtattcctcttcctcttcctcctaACTCCTCTTCCTCCATGTACACCCAACCGTCGAGCTCCGCCGACTATAGCACCATCTCAAGTGAAAATGTCTCCTACTTCGGTTAA
- the LOC100245000 gene encoding uncharacterized protein LOC100245000, which yields MGSGHDHHLPQESLQIKEEGRLFSRLLSKESSMANSSYRVLYYAGASGAVPFMWEIQPGTPKHTLSDTSLIPPLTPPPSHHSNSNKADQKSMQRLSKLGFLFAVFPRLSLRKALASPSSSSSSSSSSWSSMASSNPSRSTNSVLKSNFHGGCCFLGHPKSGLHFGVDDDDDDHVFHPPTSTLQFGVRSGAASRFSGKIKPRYCLEN from the coding sequence ATGGGGTCTGGTCATGATCACCATCTTCCTCAGGAGAGCCTGCAAATCAAGGAGGAGGGTAGGTTATTTTCAAGGCTTTTGTCCAAGGAAAGCTCCATGGCGAACTCATCTTACCGGGTTTTGTACTATGCGGGAGCCTCTGGTGCAGTTCCGTTCATGTGGGAGATTCAGCCTGGTACACCAAAGCACACATTGTCTGATACTTCTCTTATTCCTCCTCTCACACCTCCTCCTTCCCATCATTCAAATTCTAATAAGGCTGATCAGAAGTCCATGCAAAGGCTTTCAAAACTCGGCTTTTTGTTCGCCGTCTTCCCTAGACTTTCTTTGAGGAAGGCGCTTGCCTCACCATCATCATcgtcatcttcatcttcatcttcatggTCCTCCATGGCATCATCAAACCCTTCGCGGTCCACTAATTCAGTACTGAAGTCAAATTTTCATGGAGGCTGCTGTTTCTTGGGTCATCCCAAGTCCGGCCTCCATTTTGGtgtggatgatgatgatgatgatcatgTTTTCCATCCGCCTACTTCGACTTTGCAATTTGGTGTCAGAAGTGGAGCTGCTTCCAGATTCAGTGGCAAAATCAAACCAAGGTACTGCTTAGAGAATTAA
- the LOC100267312 gene encoding WEB family protein At2g40480, whose product MDKLRDFAPRGGLDSGFGKCDSSMKVGHGGDEIPVPETKKVECRAEIDTSPPFGSVEEAVTRFGGRGFWIPLHKLGDAYHGIEEVDINKVEQQAAELEKDLMAKQQETLDVLKELEATKRFVEDLRLKLQILDLHADDQKISASPPAAIKEMNKENSGSSTAASTLNHPGNSSPDLILMELKQAKLNLSKTTNDLAVIRDSVESLNRKMKQEKSSLEKNQENMVINSRMRPQAALSLEGKGGFENPTNISRELQQLNSEAEQFIKMAEAAKFEVLRAMSGIEQTKTSMKTAEMRWVAAKKMEEAARAAEAVALAEIRALSGGSEASSGVFMQKPEGITLSFRDYSSIVSNSQRTDDMTPRKKAVDHPMILKKLEEATEEVAVSKNALEEALNRVETANRRKLAVEEALQRLKMDHHHDQRCRPVQNSQLFNGDTRPVLRPSISIGDALSRKLMIPEEFGVREGHKKVSLSQMLHKQSGALSPPPRPPPPATASEKEDEIDLKQYFAKSRKFGFIHLSLPMAKQSKKKMQAANLR is encoded by the exons ATGGACAAACTCCGAGACTTCGCCCCACGGGGAGGCCTGGATTCTGGTTTCGGAAAGTGTGATTCCAGCATGAAGGTGGGTCATGGAGGAGACGAAATCCCAGTGCCGGAGACGAAGAAGGTGGAGTGCAGAGCTGAAATCGACACCTCGCCGCCGTTCGGGTCGGTGGAGGAGGCCGTGACCCGGTTCGGCGGTCGAGGGTTTTGGATTCCACTTCACAAGCTCGGAGATGCTTAT CATGGCATTGAGGAGGTTGATATTAACAAAGTGGAGCAACAAGCAGCAGAGTTGGAGAAAGATCTAATGGCTAAACAACAGGAGACACTTGATGTGTTGAAAGAATTGGAAGCAACAAAAAGATTTGTAGAAGACTTGAGACTCAAGCTCCAAATCCTCGACTTACATGCAGATGATCAGAAGATTTCAGCATCCCCTCCTGCAGCTATCAAAGAAATGAACAAGGAAAATTCCGGAAGCAGTACTGCCGCTTCAACCCTAAACCACCCTGGTAATTCATCTCCTGATTTGATCTTGATGGAGTTGAAGCAAGCCAAGCTAAATCTCAGCAAAACCACCAATGATCTGGCGGTGATTCGAGATTCTGTTGAGTCCCTCAACAGAAAGATGAAGCAGGAGAAGAGCTCGCTGGAGAAGAACCAAGAAAATATGGTGATCAATTCAAGAATGAGGCCGCAGGCGGCTCTGAGTTTGGAGGGTAAAGGCGGTTTTGAGAACCCCACAAACATTTCCAGAGAGCTGCAGCAGCTGAATTCTGAGGCGGAGCAGTTTATAAAAATGGCGGAGGCGGCGAAGTTTGAAGTCCTGAGAGCCATGTCTGGGATTGAGCAGACCAAGACTAGCATGAAGACAGCTGAAATGAGATGGGTCGCGGCCAAGAAGATGGAGGAAGCGGCCAGAGCGGCGGAAGCCGTCGCGCTCGCTGAGATACGGGCGTTATCGGGCGGCTCCGAGGCGTCGTCGGGGGTTTTCATGCAGAAGCCGGAAGGGATTACGCTTTCTTTCAGAGACTACTCTTCCATCGTTAGTAATTCTCAGAGAACCGACGACATGACGCCCAGGAAGAAAGCGGTGGATCACCCCATGATTCTGAAGAAGCTGGAGGAAGCCACAGAGGAGGTCGCAGTTAGTAAAAACGCCCTGGAAGAGGCTCTGAATCGAGTAGAGACTGCAAACAGAAGAAAACTGGCAGTAGAGGAAGCCCTCCAGAGATTGAAAATGGACCACCACCATGACCAAAGGTGCCGGCCTGTGCAGAACTCTCAGCTCTTCAATGGCGACACAAGGCCTGTTCTGAGGCCATCAATTTCCATAGGAGACGCACTGAGCAGAAAGCTGATGATCCCAGAAGAATTTGGAGTAAGAGAAGGCCATAAGAAGGTGTCTCTAAGCCAAATGCTTCACAAACAGAGTGGAGCTCTGTCACCACCGCCGCGGCCACCACCACCCGCCACGGCTTCTGAGAAAGAAGACGAGATTGACCTGAAGCAGTACTTTGCTAAGAGTAGGAAGTTTGGGTTCATCCATCTGTCACTCCCCATGGCAAAGCAGAGCAAGAAGAAAATGCAAGCTGCTAATTTGAGGTGA